A part of Astyanax mexicanus isolate ESR-SI-001 chromosome 2, AstMex3_surface, whole genome shotgun sequence genomic DNA contains:
- the LOC125799188 gene encoding uncharacterized protein LOC125799188 isoform X2 — translation MSLSLKELCALVNVPYDRTLEEKVFSEEDEEDEEEDALCPRNISGQEQATEDVQDQVEHNESEKDDAHCSKNISGQEDAADGQDQMAHNGSELVEGNKENDVAEEALGGESRMGRPKRRTNTETWKVNTQKRRRMMGQSYLGRRQNEEVTREERKMGRPCQSVFCRKSKKLHCEAIQEADREAIFKYFWEKLDWRERKIYVVSLVDVGPVRRRRTGEEQSRRSASILCHLKVDGKRTRVCQSMFLSTLGIKQWCFLSWVGRREPEKIKKTSIRNEEVEFLQQFLKDLPKVPSHYCRSSSTKMYLEPLFKSISHLHSEYTHACAENNVQSLSRQVFSSIFNQLNLSLFHPKKDQCNTCCSYKVGNIDAGTWEEHCRKKESARVSKQEDKNNATEKTMVVCMDLQGLLLCPKLQASALYYKTKLGVHNFTMYNMATHDATNYLWHEGEGGLTANEFASCIIHFLEEHSMHDEYILWSDGCSYQNRNIVLSNALLKFATEKQKVVTQKYLEKGHTQMECDSVHSVIERRLRDRDIHVPAEYATVIRAARSNPRPYNVQYVNHSFFQDYSKLKLCKSIRPGKNPGESTVFDLRAIRYNVDGTMDYKTVHADDWTPYLSPTLRKRNSDTTVLPLYTSSLRIKALKYKHLQELKNFIPKDFHGFYDSLNYE, via the exons ATGTCTCTCTCATTGAAAGAGCTATGTGCACTGGTAAATGTACCGTATGATAGGACACTGGAGGAAAAGGTGTTTagtgaggaagatgaggaagacGAGGAAGAGG ATGCACTTTGCCCCAGAAATATCTCTGGACAAGAACAGGCCACTGAGGATGTGCAAGATCAGGTGGAACATAATGAATCCGAAAAAGACG atgcaCATTGTTCAAAAAATATCTCTGGACAAGAGGATGCTGCTGATGGACAAGATCAAATGGCACACAATGgatctgaactagtgg AGGGCAATAAAGAAAATGATGTAGCTGAGGAGGCTTTAGGTGGAGAGTCTcgcatgggaagaccaaaaaggCGGACAAACACAGAGACCTGGAAAGTCAACACTCAGAAAAGGAGAAGAATGATGGGTCAGTCATATCTTGGAagaaggcaaaatgaggaagTGACGAGGGAAGAAAGAAAAATGGGTAGGCCATGCCAGTCTGTATTTTGTAGGAAATCGAAAAAGCTGCACTGTGAAGCAATACAGGAAGCGGACAGGGAGGCAATTTTTAAATACTTCTGGGAAAAATTAGACTGGAGGGAGAGGAAAATTTATGTTGTGTCACTGGTAGATGTAGGCCCTGTGAGAAGACGACGGACAGGAGAAGAACAGTCAAGGAGGTCAGCATCCATTCTGTGTCACCTTAAAGTGGATGGCAAAAGGACCAGGGTATGTCAGAGCATGTTTCTTTCAACACTAGGGATCAAGCAGTGGTGCTTTCTAAGTTGGGTTGGCCGGAGAGAGCctgaaaagataaagaaaaccaGCATCAGGAATGAAGAGGTTGAGTTCCTTCAGCAGTTTCTAAAGGACCTTCCTAAGGTTCCATCTCATTACTGCAGATCTTCCTCTACAAAAATGTACTTGGAACCTCTTTTTAAATCCATCAGCCATCTTCATTCTGAATACACCCATGCTTGTGCAGAAAATAATGTCCAGTCTCTTTCAAGACAAGTATTCAGTagcatttttaaccaattaaatctCTCGCTGTTTCACCCCAAGAAAGATCAGTGCAATACGTGCTGTTCATATAAAGTTGGAAACATAGATGCTGGCACATGGGAAGAACATTGCAGGAAGAAGGAGTCAGCAAGAGTGAGCAAGCAGGAAGATAAAAACAATGCAACTGAGAAAACAATGGTGGTGTGTATGGATCTGCAGGGTTTACTTCTTTGCCCCAAACTTCAAGCCTCAGCACTCTACTATAAAACCAAGCTTGGTGTCCACAACTTCACAATGTACAACATGGCAACCCATGATGCTACTAATTATTTGTGGCATGAAGGGGAAGGTGGACTCACAGCTAATGAATTTGCTTCATGTATCATCCACTTCCTTGAGGAACACAGCATGCATGATGAATACATCTTATGGAGTGATGGATGCAGCTATCAAAATCGCAACATAGTTTTAAGCAATGCTCTGCTGAAGTTTGCAACTGAGAAGCAAAAGGTCGTTACCCAGAAGTACTTGGAAAAAGGGCATACACAAATGGAATGCGACTCCGTGCACAGCGTGATAGAGagaagactgagagacagagacatccATGTTCCAGCCGAGTATGCCACGGTGATCAGAGCAGCACGGTCCAATCCCAGGCCATACAATGTGCAATATGTCAACCACAGTTTCTTCCAGGACTACAGCAAGCTGAAGCTTTGTAAGTCCATCCGTCCTGGCAAAAACCCTGGAGAATCAACTGTGTTTGACCTCCGGGCTATCAG GTACAACGTGGATGGTACCATGGACTACAAAACTGTCCATGCAGATGACTGGACACCTTACCTCTCACCCACTCTTAGGAAGAGGAACAGTGACACCACAGTGCTACCACTGTACACATCCAGCCTGAGAATCAAGGCGCTGAAATACAAGCACCTCCAAGAACTTAAGAATTTCATTCCCAAGGACTTTCATGGATTTTATGATTCACTTAACTATGAGTGA
- the LOC125799188 gene encoding uncharacterized protein LOC125799188 isoform X3 — translation MSLSLKELCALVNVPYDRTLEEKVFSEEDEEDEEEDALCPRNISGQEQATEDVQDQVEHNESEKDDAHCSRNISGQEDAADGQDQMAHNGSELVEGNKENDVAEEALGGESRMGRPKRRTNTETWKVNTQKRRRMMGQSYLGRRQNEEVTREERKMGRPCQSVFCRKSKKLHCEAIQEADREAIFKYFWEKLDWRERKIYVVSLVDVGPVRRRRTGEEQSRRSASILCHLKVDGKRTRVCQSMFLSTLGIKQWCFLSWVGRREPEKIKKTSIRNEEVEFLQQFLKDLPKVPSHYCRSSSTKMYLEPLFKSISHLHSEYTHACAENNVQSLSRQVFSSIFNQLNLSLFHPKKDQCNTCCSYKVGNIDAGTWEEHCRKKESARVSKQEDKNNATEKTMVVCMDLQGLLLCPKLQASALYYKTKLGVHNFTMYNMATHDATNYLWHEGEGGLTANEFASCIIHFLEEHSMHDEYILWSDGCSYQNRNIVLSNALLKFATEKQKVVTQKYLEKGHTQMECDSVHSVIERRLRDRDIHVPAEYATVIRAARSNPRPYNVQYVNHSFFQDYSKLKLCKSIRPGKNPGESTVFDLRAIRYNVDGTMDYKTVHADDWTPYLSPTLRKRNSDTTVLPLYTSSLRIKALKYKHLQELKNFIPKDFHGFYDSLNYE, via the exons ATGTCTCTCTCATTGAAAGAGCTATGTGCACTGGTAAATGTACCGTATGATAGGACACTGGAGGAAAAGGTGTTTagtgaggaagatgaggaagacGAGGAAGAGG ATGCACTTTGCCCCAGAAATATCTCTGGACAAGAACAGGCCACTGAGGATGTGCAAGATCAGGTGGAACATAATGAATCCGAAAAAGACG atgcaCATTGTTCAAGAAATATCTCTGGACAAGAGGATGCTGCTGATGGACAAGATCAAATGGCACACAATGgatctgaactagtgg AGGGCAATAAAGAAAATGATGTAGCTGAGGAGGCTTTAGGTGGAGAGTCTcgcatgggaagaccaaaaaggCGGACAAACACAGAGACCTGGAAAGTCAACACTCAGAAAAGGAGAAGAATGATGGGTCAGTCATATCTTGGAagaaggcaaaatgaggaagTGACGAGGGAAGAAAGAAAAATGGGTAGGCCATGCCAGTCTGTATTTTGTAGGAAATCGAAAAAGCTGCACTGTGAAGCAATACAGGAAGCGGACAGGGAGGCAATTTTTAAATACTTCTGGGAAAAATTAGACTGGAGGGAGAGGAAAATTTATGTTGTGTCACTGGTAGATGTAGGCCCTGTGAGAAGACGACGGACAGGAGAAGAACAGTCAAGGAGGTCAGCATCCATTCTGTGTCACCTTAAAGTGGATGGCAAAAGGACCAGGGTATGTCAGAGCATGTTTCTTTCAACACTAGGGATCAAGCAGTGGTGCTTTCTAAGTTGGGTTGGCCGGAGAGAGCctgaaaagataaagaaaaccaGCATCAGGAATGAAGAGGTTGAGTTCCTTCAGCAGTTTCTAAAGGACCTTCCTAAGGTTCCATCTCATTACTGCAGATCTTCCTCTACAAAAATGTACTTGGAACCTCTTTTTAAATCCATCAGCCATCTTCATTCTGAATACACCCATGCTTGTGCAGAAAATAATGTCCAGTCTCTTTCAAGACAAGTATTCAGTagcatttttaaccaattaaatctCTCGCTGTTTCACCCCAAGAAAGATCAGTGCAATACGTGCTGTTCATATAAAGTTGGAAACATAGATGCTGGCACATGGGAAGAACATTGCAGGAAGAAGGAGTCAGCAAGAGTGAGCAAGCAGGAAGATAAAAACAATGCAACTGAGAAAACAATGGTGGTGTGTATGGATCTGCAGGGTTTACTTCTTTGCCCCAAACTTCAAGCCTCAGCACTCTACTATAAAACCAAGCTTGGTGTCCACAACTTCACAATGTACAACATGGCAACCCATGATGCTACTAATTATTTGTGGCATGAAGGGGAAGGTGGACTCACAGCTAATGAATTTGCTTCATGTATCATCCACTTCCTTGAGGAACACAGCATGCATGATGAATACATCTTATGGAGTGATGGATGCAGCTATCAAAATCGCAACATAGTTTTAAGCAATGCTCTGCTGAAGTTTGCAACTGAGAAGCAAAAGGTCGTTACCCAGAAGTACTTGGAAAAAGGGCATACACAAATGGAATGCGACTCCGTGCACAGCGTGATAGAGagaagactgagagacagagacatccATGTTCCAGCCGAGTATGCCACGGTGATCAGAGCAGCACGGTCCAATCCCAGGCCATACAATGTGCAATATGTCAACCACAGTTTCTTCCAGGACTACAGCAAGCTGAAGCTTTGTAAGTCCATCCGTCCTGGCAAAAACCCTGGAGAATCAACTGTGTTTGACCTCCGGGCTATCAG GTACAACGTGGATGGTACCATGGACTACAAAACTGTCCATGCAGATGACTGGACACCTTACCTCTCACCCACTCTTAGGAAGAGGAACAGTGACACCACAGTGCTACCACTGTACACATCCAGCCTGAGAATCAAGGCGCTGAAATACAAGCACCTCCAAGAACTTAAGAATTTCATTCCCAAGGACTTTCATGGATTTTATGATTCACTTAACTATGAGTGA
- the LOC125799188 gene encoding uncharacterized protein LOC125799188 isoform X1: MSLSLKELCALVNVPYDRTLEEKVFSEEDEEDEEEDALCPRNISGQEQATEDVQDQVEHNESEKDDAHCSKNISGQEDAADGQDQMAHNGSELVDAHCSRNISGQEDAADGQDQMAHNGSELVEGNKENDVAEEALGGESRMGRPKRRTNTETWKVNTQKRRRMMGQSYLGRRQNEEVTREERKMGRPCQSVFCRKSKKLHCEAIQEADREAIFKYFWEKLDWRERKIYVVSLVDVGPVRRRRTGEEQSRRSASILCHLKVDGKRTRVCQSMFLSTLGIKQWCFLSWVGRREPEKIKKTSIRNEEVEFLQQFLKDLPKVPSHYCRSSSTKMYLEPLFKSISHLHSEYTHACAENNVQSLSRQVFSSIFNQLNLSLFHPKKDQCNTCCSYKVGNIDAGTWEEHCRKKESARVSKQEDKNNATEKTMVVCMDLQGLLLCPKLQASALYYKTKLGVHNFTMYNMATHDATNYLWHEGEGGLTANEFASCIIHFLEEHSMHDEYILWSDGCSYQNRNIVLSNALLKFATEKQKVVTQKYLEKGHTQMECDSVHSVIERRLRDRDIHVPAEYATVIRAARSNPRPYNVQYVNHSFFQDYSKLKLCKSIRPGKNPGESTVFDLRAIRYNVDGTMDYKTVHADDWTPYLSPTLRKRNSDTTVLPLYTSSLRIKALKYKHLQELKNFIPKDFHGFYDSLNYE; this comes from the exons ATGTCTCTCTCATTGAAAGAGCTATGTGCACTGGTAAATGTACCGTATGATAGGACACTGGAGGAAAAGGTGTTTagtgaggaagatgaggaagacGAGGAAGAGG ATGCACTTTGCCCCAGAAATATCTCTGGACAAGAACAGGCCACTGAGGATGTGCAAGATCAGGTGGAACATAATGAATCCGAAAAAGACG atgcaCATTGTTCAAAAAATATCTCTGGACAAGAGGATGCTGCTGATGGACAAGATCAAATGGCACACAATGgatctgaactagtgg atgcaCATTGTTCAAGAAATATCTCTGGACAAGAGGATGCTGCTGATGGACAAGATCAAATGGCACACAATGgatctgaactagtgg AGGGCAATAAAGAAAATGATGTAGCTGAGGAGGCTTTAGGTGGAGAGTCTcgcatgggaagaccaaaaaggCGGACAAACACAGAGACCTGGAAAGTCAACACTCAGAAAAGGAGAAGAATGATGGGTCAGTCATATCTTGGAagaaggcaaaatgaggaagTGACGAGGGAAGAAAGAAAAATGGGTAGGCCATGCCAGTCTGTATTTTGTAGGAAATCGAAAAAGCTGCACTGTGAAGCAATACAGGAAGCGGACAGGGAGGCAATTTTTAAATACTTCTGGGAAAAATTAGACTGGAGGGAGAGGAAAATTTATGTTGTGTCACTGGTAGATGTAGGCCCTGTGAGAAGACGACGGACAGGAGAAGAACAGTCAAGGAGGTCAGCATCCATTCTGTGTCACCTTAAAGTGGATGGCAAAAGGACCAGGGTATGTCAGAGCATGTTTCTTTCAACACTAGGGATCAAGCAGTGGTGCTTTCTAAGTTGGGTTGGCCGGAGAGAGCctgaaaagataaagaaaaccaGCATCAGGAATGAAGAGGTTGAGTTCCTTCAGCAGTTTCTAAAGGACCTTCCTAAGGTTCCATCTCATTACTGCAGATCTTCCTCTACAAAAATGTACTTGGAACCTCTTTTTAAATCCATCAGCCATCTTCATTCTGAATACACCCATGCTTGTGCAGAAAATAATGTCCAGTCTCTTTCAAGACAAGTATTCAGTagcatttttaaccaattaaatctCTCGCTGTTTCACCCCAAGAAAGATCAGTGCAATACGTGCTGTTCATATAAAGTTGGAAACATAGATGCTGGCACATGGGAAGAACATTGCAGGAAGAAGGAGTCAGCAAGAGTGAGCAAGCAGGAAGATAAAAACAATGCAACTGAGAAAACAATGGTGGTGTGTATGGATCTGCAGGGTTTACTTCTTTGCCCCAAACTTCAAGCCTCAGCACTCTACTATAAAACCAAGCTTGGTGTCCACAACTTCACAATGTACAACATGGCAACCCATGATGCTACTAATTATTTGTGGCATGAAGGGGAAGGTGGACTCACAGCTAATGAATTTGCTTCATGTATCATCCACTTCCTTGAGGAACACAGCATGCATGATGAATACATCTTATGGAGTGATGGATGCAGCTATCAAAATCGCAACATAGTTTTAAGCAATGCTCTGCTGAAGTTTGCAACTGAGAAGCAAAAGGTCGTTACCCAGAAGTACTTGGAAAAAGGGCATACACAAATGGAATGCGACTCCGTGCACAGCGTGATAGAGagaagactgagagacagagacatccATGTTCCAGCCGAGTATGCCACGGTGATCAGAGCAGCACGGTCCAATCCCAGGCCATACAATGTGCAATATGTCAACCACAGTTTCTTCCAGGACTACAGCAAGCTGAAGCTTTGTAAGTCCATCCGTCCTGGCAAAAACCCTGGAGAATCAACTGTGTTTGACCTCCGGGCTATCAG GTACAACGTGGATGGTACCATGGACTACAAAACTGTCCATGCAGATGACTGGACACCTTACCTCTCACCCACTCTTAGGAAGAGGAACAGTGACACCACAGTGCTACCACTGTACACATCCAGCCTGAGAATCAAGGCGCTGAAATACAAGCACCTCCAAGAACTTAAGAATTTCATTCCCAAGGACTTTCATGGATTTTATGATTCACTTAACTATGAGTGA
- the LOC125799188 gene encoding uncharacterized protein LOC125799188 isoform X4 yields the protein MAHNGSELVDAHCSRNISGQEDAADGQDQMAHNGSELVEGNKENDVAEEALGGESRMGRPKRRTNTETWKVNTQKRRRMMGQSYLGRRQNEEVTREERKMGRPCQSVFCRKSKKLHCEAIQEADREAIFKYFWEKLDWRERKIYVVSLVDVGPVRRRRTGEEQSRRSASILCHLKVDGKRTRVCQSMFLSTLGIKQWCFLSWVGRREPEKIKKTSIRNEEVEFLQQFLKDLPKVPSHYCRSSSTKMYLEPLFKSISHLHSEYTHACAENNVQSLSRQVFSSIFNQLNLSLFHPKKDQCNTCCSYKVGNIDAGTWEEHCRKKESARVSKQEDKNNATEKTMVVCMDLQGLLLCPKLQASALYYKTKLGVHNFTMYNMATHDATNYLWHEGEGGLTANEFASCIIHFLEEHSMHDEYILWSDGCSYQNRNIVLSNALLKFATEKQKVVTQKYLEKGHTQMECDSVHSVIERRLRDRDIHVPAEYATVIRAARSNPRPYNVQYVNHSFFQDYSKLKLCKSIRPGKNPGESTVFDLRAIRYNVDGTMDYKTVHADDWTPYLSPTLRKRNSDTTVLPLYTSSLRIKALKYKHLQELKNFIPKDFHGFYDSLNYE from the exons ATGGCACACAATGgatctgaactagtgg atgcaCATTGTTCAAGAAATATCTCTGGACAAGAGGATGCTGCTGATGGACAAGATCAAATGGCACACAATGgatctgaactagtgg AGGGCAATAAAGAAAATGATGTAGCTGAGGAGGCTTTAGGTGGAGAGTCTcgcatgggaagaccaaaaaggCGGACAAACACAGAGACCTGGAAAGTCAACACTCAGAAAAGGAGAAGAATGATGGGTCAGTCATATCTTGGAagaaggcaaaatgaggaagTGACGAGGGAAGAAAGAAAAATGGGTAGGCCATGCCAGTCTGTATTTTGTAGGAAATCGAAAAAGCTGCACTGTGAAGCAATACAGGAAGCGGACAGGGAGGCAATTTTTAAATACTTCTGGGAAAAATTAGACTGGAGGGAGAGGAAAATTTATGTTGTGTCACTGGTAGATGTAGGCCCTGTGAGAAGACGACGGACAGGAGAAGAACAGTCAAGGAGGTCAGCATCCATTCTGTGTCACCTTAAAGTGGATGGCAAAAGGACCAGGGTATGTCAGAGCATGTTTCTTTCAACACTAGGGATCAAGCAGTGGTGCTTTCTAAGTTGGGTTGGCCGGAGAGAGCctgaaaagataaagaaaaccaGCATCAGGAATGAAGAGGTTGAGTTCCTTCAGCAGTTTCTAAAGGACCTTCCTAAGGTTCCATCTCATTACTGCAGATCTTCCTCTACAAAAATGTACTTGGAACCTCTTTTTAAATCCATCAGCCATCTTCATTCTGAATACACCCATGCTTGTGCAGAAAATAATGTCCAGTCTCTTTCAAGACAAGTATTCAGTagcatttttaaccaattaaatctCTCGCTGTTTCACCCCAAGAAAGATCAGTGCAATACGTGCTGTTCATATAAAGTTGGAAACATAGATGCTGGCACATGGGAAGAACATTGCAGGAAGAAGGAGTCAGCAAGAGTGAGCAAGCAGGAAGATAAAAACAATGCAACTGAGAAAACAATGGTGGTGTGTATGGATCTGCAGGGTTTACTTCTTTGCCCCAAACTTCAAGCCTCAGCACTCTACTATAAAACCAAGCTTGGTGTCCACAACTTCACAATGTACAACATGGCAACCCATGATGCTACTAATTATTTGTGGCATGAAGGGGAAGGTGGACTCACAGCTAATGAATTTGCTTCATGTATCATCCACTTCCTTGAGGAACACAGCATGCATGATGAATACATCTTATGGAGTGATGGATGCAGCTATCAAAATCGCAACATAGTTTTAAGCAATGCTCTGCTGAAGTTTGCAACTGAGAAGCAAAAGGTCGTTACCCAGAAGTACTTGGAAAAAGGGCATACACAAATGGAATGCGACTCCGTGCACAGCGTGATAGAGagaagactgagagacagagacatccATGTTCCAGCCGAGTATGCCACGGTGATCAGAGCAGCACGGTCCAATCCCAGGCCATACAATGTGCAATATGTCAACCACAGTTTCTTCCAGGACTACAGCAAGCTGAAGCTTTGTAAGTCCATCCGTCCTGGCAAAAACCCTGGAGAATCAACTGTGTTTGACCTCCGGGCTATCAG GTACAACGTGGATGGTACCATGGACTACAAAACTGTCCATGCAGATGACTGGACACCTTACCTCTCACCCACTCTTAGGAAGAGGAACAGTGACACCACAGTGCTACCACTGTACACATCCAGCCTGAGAATCAAGGCGCTGAAATACAAGCACCTCCAAGAACTTAAGAATTTCATTCCCAAGGACTTTCATGGATTTTATGATTCACTTAACTATGAGTGA